A region of Pempheris klunzingeri isolate RE-2024b chromosome 15, fPemKlu1.hap1, whole genome shotgun sequence DNA encodes the following proteins:
- the slc25a36a gene encoding solute carrier family 25 member 36-A, translated as MSQRDTLVHLFAGGCGGTVGAILTCPLEVVKTRLQSSSITLYISEVQLSTVNGASVTRVAPPGPLHCLKLILEREGPRSLFRGLGPNLVGVAPSRAIYFAAYSTAKEKLNGVLEPDSTQVHMVSAGMAGFTAITATNPIWLIKTRLQLETRNRGERRMNAFECVRRVYQMDGLRGFYRGMSASYAGISETVIHFVIYESIKRKLLESKAHASMDEEDESVKDASDFVGMMLAAATSKTCATSLAYPHEVIRTRLREEGSKYRSFFQTLLTVPREEGYRALYRGLTTHLVRQIPNTAIMMCTYEVVVYLLGR; from the exons ATGAGCCAAAGGGACACACTGGTTCATTTGTTCGCCGGAGG ATGTGGTGGCACAGTGGGAGCTATTTTGACTTGTCCTCTGGAGGTTGTGAAGACCAGACTGCAGTCCTCTTCCATCACTCTCTACATCTCTGAAGTCCAGCTCAGCACCGTCAACGGAGCCAGTGTGACCCGCGTCGCTCCACCAGGGCCTCTGCACTGTCTCAA gttaATCCTAGAGAGAGAGGGACCCCGTTCACTCTTCAGAGGACTGGGACCCAACCTTGTGGGTGTGGCACCTTCCAG GGCGATCTACTTTGCGGCCTATTCAACAGCCAAGGAGAAGCTGAATGGGGTGCTGGAGCCAGACTCTACCCAGGTGCACATGGTGTCGGCTGGAATGGCAG GGTTCACCGCCATCACAGCCACCAATCCCATCTGGCTGATCAAGACCCGTCTGCAGCTGGAAACCAG AAACCGGGGTGAGCGGCGAATGAATGCATTTGAGTGCGTGCGGCGGGTGTACCAGATGGACGGCCTGCGAGGTTTCTACAGGGGCATGTCAGCCTCATACGCTGGCATCTCTGAGACTGTAATCCACTTTGTCATCTATGAGAGCATCAAGCGTAAACTGCTGGAGTCCAAGGCCCACGCCAGCATGGACGAAGAGGACGAGTCCGTCAAAGATGCCTCAGATTTTGTGGGCATGATGCTCGCAGCGGCCACCTCCAAGACCTGTGCCACCTCCCTCGCCTACCCTCATG AGGTGATCCGCACACGGCTACGAGAGGAAGGCAGCAAGTATCGTTCCTTCTTCCAAACTCTGCTGACGGTACCCAGGGAGGAGGGATACCGGGCGCTGTACCGCGGCCTAACCACCCACCTCGTCAGACAGATCCCCAACACCGCCATCATGATGTGCACCTATGAAGTGGTGGTCTACCTGCTCGGCCGTTAG
- the LOC139214832 gene encoding E3 ubiquitin-protein ligase MARCHF2-like produces MSSSGCCHLPGSLCDYSGNAESDASKDSEESDSTAQAQYIAKVTAKDGRPLSTVVKAVSLQSDVGMCRICHEGAGGETLLSPCDCTGTLGKVHKSCLEKWLSSSNTSYCELCHTEFTIERRPQPLTQWLKDPGPRSEKRTLLCDMACFLLITPLAAISGWLCLRGAQDHLQLKSRLEAVGLIALTIALFTIYILWTLVSFRYHCQLYSEWRRTNQKVRLLMPDMKGAHTTQRSVPTKSTKKMTDETIV; encoded by the exons ATGTCTTCGTCAGGGTGCTGCCACCTACCCGGCTCCCTTTGTGATTACTCTGGAAATGCCGAATCTGATGCCTCCAAGGATTCGGAGGAGTCTGATTCTACCGCACAAGCCCAATACATTGCCAAGGTTACGGCTAAAGATGGCCGCCCACTCTCCACTGTTGTCAAAGCGGTGAGCTTGCAGAG TGATGTGGGCATGTGTCGGATTTGTCATGAGGGAGCTGGGGGGGAGACGCTGCTCTCACCCTGCGACTGCACTGGTACGCTGGGTAAAGTGCACAAGAGCTGCTTGGAGAAGTGGCTGTCCTCCTCCAACACCAGCTACTGTGAACTCTGTCACACAGAATTCACCATCGAACGACGACCACAACCACTCACACAG TGGCTGAAGGACCCAGGCCCTCGCAGTGAGAAGCGCACTCTGCTGTGCGACATGGCCTGCTTCCTTCTCATCACGCCCCTGGCGGCCATCTCCGGCTGGCTGTGTCTGAGGGGAGCCCAGGACCACCTGCAACTGAAGAGCAGACTGGAGGCTGTTGGCCTCATCGCCCTCACCATCGCCCTTTTCACCATTTACATCCTCTGGACACTG GTGTCATTTCGGTATCACTGTCAGTTGTACTCGGAGTGGAGGAGGACCAATCAGAAAGTGCGCCTGCTCATGCCCGACATGAAAGGGGCGCACACCACCCAACGCTCTGTGCCGACCAAGTCGACCAAGAAAATGACTGACGAGACCATCGTATGA
- the LOC139213886 gene encoding ras-related protein Rab-11B-like, giving the protein MGNRDDEYDFLFKVVLIGDSGVGKSNLLSRFTRNEFNLESKSTIGVEFATRSIQVDGKTIKAQIWDTAGQERYRAITSAYYRGAVGALLVYDIAKHLTYENVERWLKELRDHADNNIVIMLVGNKSDLRHLRAVPTDEARAFAEKNNLSFIETSALDSTNVEEAFKNILTEIYRIVSQKQIAERSAHDESPGNNVVDISVPPTTDGQRGSKLQCCQNL; this is encoded by the exons TCGTGCTAATTGGAGACTCGGGCGTGGGGAAGAGCAACCTGCTGTCTCGATTCACACGGAATGAGTTCAACCTGGAGAGTAAGAGCACCATCGGGGTGGAGTTCGCCACACGCAGCATTCAGGTGGACGGCAAGACGATAAAGGCTCAGATCTGGGACACAGCGGGACAGGAGCGCTACAGAGCCATCACCTCGGC ATACTACAGAGGAGCGGTGGGGGCGCTCTTAGTGTATGACATAGCCAAACACCTGACCTACGAGAATGTGGAGCGCTGGCTGAAGGAGCTGAGGGACCACGCCGACAACAACATCGTCATCATGCTGGTCGGCAACAAGAGCGACCTGCGCCACCTCAGGGCCGTCCCCACAGATGAGGCCCGGGCCTTCGCAG AGAAGAACAATCTGTCATTTATAGAAACTTCAGCCTTGGACTCAACAAACGTGGAGGAAGCCTTCAAGAATATACTCACAG AAATCTACCGCATCGTCTCGCAGAAACAGATTGCTGAGCGGTCTGCCCATGACGAGTCCCCAGGAAACAACGTGGTGGACATCAGCGTGCCACCCACCACGGACGGCCAGAGGGGGAGCAAACTGCAGTGCTGTCAGAACCTGTAA